From the Pseudodesulfovibrio indicus genome, the window TCTGTTCACTTGGCGTCCGCCAGGCGGACCGGTCAATTGAGGACATAATCCTTACTCAACAACCGTGCCAACTTGGCGAATATTGAAATATCCTTGTTTTACGACTTGTTACGTTTCAGCGGTATTTTCGCGCACCGGTCCGGCCGGTGGCGCAAGTCTGAAAAACAGGACGGCCGATCGCGACCATGAGGGAAAAACTCCCGAATCATGGGCGTTGAGGAGGAAAGTGGAGGATCAGGGTGAAAAACGGACCAGTCCTAAAAATCGGACAGGTGCGCAACGGGTGATCCGTGGGGAGGCGGAGGGGGGTGCCTTATTCTTTCGCGGCCCAGGCGGGGCCCGCCAGGAGGACCTTGGCGTGGACCGGGCAGGACTCCACATGGGCCCCACGCAGGTAGCCGGAACTCATGAGAAATTCGTTCACGATTTCACCTCCCACGAACTTGAAGTGTTTTTTGAACAGCTTGACCCAGTCCTCCTTTTTCAGGGGATGGTGGGCGTCGAGCCAGTTCTTGAAGGAGCCGTGCGATGCCTGGATGGCCAGGATCGCATTGGCGTTGTGGATGGCGGCGTTGACCTTGAGCCTGTTGCGGATGATGCCCGCATCGGCCAGGAGCCGGGCCCTGTCCGATTCGCCGTACCGGGCCACGGCCTCGATCCGGAAGCCGGAGTACGCCTTGCGGAAGTTCTTCTCTTTATTGAGGATCGTCCGCCAGCTCAGGCCCGCCTGGTTGATCTCGAGGACCAGCAGGGCGAACAGCTCGTCGTCGTCCGTGACCGGGAACCCGTACCGGGTGTCGTGGTACAGGCGATCCACGTCGTCTTCGGGCCGGGCGGCGCAGAAGGCGCAGTAAGAATCGAATTCGGCCATGGTCGCTCCTAGAGGGTCAGGCCGTACTTCTTGAGCAGGCTGTAGAAGTGTGAGCGGGAGAGCTTGGAAACCTCCAGGATACGGGGCAGATCCCCGTCGCACTGGCGGATCAGCTCGCCCAGGTAGACCTTTTCCGCAGTGGACTTGAAGTCCCGCAGGGTGGGCAGCTCCTGCTCGAAGATGTCTTCGAAGATGTCCTGTCCGATTTTTCGGACAGGCTCGGGGATGGGGGCCGCTTCCGGCTCGGGCTGGCGCGCGCCGCCGGTCATGCGCTCGATCTGCGCCTTGGCCACCTGGACCCGCAGCTCGCGCGGCAGGTGCATGGCGTAGAGGGTCTTCTCGTTGCCCGCCGTGACCACGGCGCGTTCAAGGATGTTGAACAATTCACGGACGTTGCCGGGCCAGTCGTAGTTCTCCAGTGCCGGGTGGAAGTCCGAGCCGAAG encodes:
- a CDS encoding DNA-3-methyladenine glycosylase I; amino-acid sequence: MAEFDSYCAFCAARPEDDVDRLYHDTRYGFPVTDDDELFALLVLEINQAGLSWRTILNKEKNFRKAYSGFRIEAVARYGESDRARLLADAGIIRNRLKVNAAIHNANAILAIQASHGSFKNWLDAHHPLKKEDWVKLFKKHFKFVGGEIVNEFLMSSGYLRGAHVESCPVHAKVLLAGPAWAAKE